In one window of Arachis ipaensis cultivar K30076 chromosome B06, Araip1.1, whole genome shotgun sequence DNA:
- the LOC107648570 gene encoding uncharacterized protein LOC107648570: MEFLGAFSNNIELDCFKMFSTEKEHDFTYTTTTSQLFLDQRSSLLVGEDDELNFGLVQSTISSNLISDENEHYLFHSLDANPNTKMLHYKSQEESSYNSSNLSGGDTNFFNANMDLTTNYYYSSNYHDDHVLANDVSISMELCMEEKNLACFAPSMEDNDDHGLLENYDHYQCHQMENVDVVQLKRKIVEVPELDVSADENNTSNGYKNQKKKIFVAKDEQDCMKNEKSRKRKVVRNGNEGEERNNNVGLDGQSSSSNINICEDDNASEENNGGVTSVSHSNGKTRTIRGTAADPQSLYARKRRERINARLRILQSLVPNGTKVDISTMLEEAVNYVKFLQLQIKLLSSDDLWMYAPLAYNGLDIGLKLNNLKNFSPSP; the protein is encoded by the exons ATGGAATTTCTAGGAGCATTCTCTAATAATATAGAATTGGATTGCTTCAAAATGTTTTCAACTGAAAAAGAGCATGATTTCACTTACACTACTACTACTTCACAATTATTTCTAGATCAACGTTCATCACTTCTTGTAGGAGAAGATGATGAATTGAACTTTGGATTAGTACAATCCACAATTTCCTCCAATCTTATTAGTGATGAAAATGAGCATTATTTGTTTCATTCTTTAGATGCTAATCCCAACACAAAAATGTTGCATTATAAGTCACAAGAAGAGAGTAGTTACAATAGCAGCAATTTGAGTGGTGGTGACACTAATTTCTTCAATGCCAACATGGATCTTACAACAAACTACTACTATTCTAGTAATTACCATGATGATCATGTGCTAGCAAATGATGTTTCTATATCCATGGAGTTATGTATGGAGGAGAAGAATCTTGCATGTTTTGCTCCATCAATGGAAGACAATGATGATCATGGATTATTGGAGAATTATGATCATTATCAATGTCATCAAATGGAAAATGTTGATGTTGTGCAGCTCAAGAGGAAGATTGTTGAAGTACCAGAATTGGATGTGTCTGCTGATGAAAACAATACAAGTAACGGATATaagaatcaaaagaaaaaaattttcgtCGCGAAAGAT GAGCAAGATTGCATGAAAAATGAAAAGTCTAGGAAGAGAAAAGTTGTTAGAAATGGGAATGAAGGAGAAGAGAGAAATAATAATGTAGGGTTAGATGGACAGAGCTCAAGTAGTAACATTAACATATGTGAGGATGACAATGCTTCTGAAGAAAACAATGGAGGGGTAACTTCGGTATCTCACTCAAATGGGAAAACAAGAACCATTAGAGGAACAGCAGCAGATCCCCAGAGTCTCTATGCAAgg aaaagaagagaaaggatAAATGCGCGATTAAGAATTTTGCAGAGTCTTGTTCCAAATGGAACAAAG GTTGATATAAGTACAATGCTTGAAGAGGCAGTTAATTACGTAAAATTTTTGCAGCTCCAAATCAAG CTTTTAAGCTCTGATGATCTATGGATGTATGCTCCTCTTGCTTATAATGGACTTGACATTGGACTCAAACTCAATAACCTCAAGAATTTTTCACCATCACcatga